The genomic segment CGGCGGTATCGGAATCCTCGCCGATTACCGCGGCAACGACCGTTACACCGCCGAACCGCTGGCGGAGAAATTCAACCGCGGCGACTACCATTCGCAGGGTAAGATCAACGCCAACAACGCGCAGGGCTGGGGCGGCGGGCGCCGTGGCGACGGCTCCGACGGCCATAGCTGGGCGGGTGGACTCGGCGCGCTCATCGACTGCGATGGCGATGACGAGTACTACGCCGGCAACTTTTCCCTCGGCTGCGGCTACTGGTTCGGCATCGGCATCGTCTACGACGTTGCCGGCAACGACCTGTATCGCAGCTGCTATTTCACCCAGGCTTCCGGCGCGCACTATTGCATCGGCGCGATGTTCGACGAAAGCGGCAACGACCGCCACGAACTTTTCGAAACCGCCGGCGCCGGGCTGTCGTTCGGTTGGGACTTTACGATTTCACTGATGGTCGATTGGGCCGGCGACGACAGCTACACCGGCAAGATTATCTCGCTCGCCAATGCGCAGATTCGCTCCAACTCGTTCCTGTTCGATTTCGGCGGCGCCGACCGCTACCAACTCAACGCCGGCACCGACGGCTTCGGCGAGGCCAGTTGGCGCGACGATTATCGCACCCCGCGGCCGACCGTGCCCTTTGTCTGGTATGCCCAATCCTATGGAATTCTCATCGATGTCGGCGGCGTCGATCGCTATCTCGACTACAACGACTCGACCAAAGCTGCCGTACCGCGCCCCGGCTGCGCCGACAAGTCGACCTGGTATCGTCCCAAACGCGACTCCGAGCGCTTCGGCTTTGACAACTACGGCATCGGCATCGATGCCGACTCCGGCCGCGTTGATGAGTTGTTCAATTTCCGCGAAAAGAGATGAGCTAACGCCCGCCGCAGACGGATGAGAGGTAGAGCAGGTCTGGTCCCCTTACCGGAAGCTCTTCATTTCCGAAACATCTCTGAGGAGATCTGCCAAATCTGTCAATTTGATCTCTTCATCGACATAGCCCCTCTGAAGAGACCTGCCGAACTCACCGAACTACATCTTGAACTGCAGGGCATTGATCCGCTCACCGATGCAGTGGCCCTGCTCAAGGCCGTTCTCAATCGCCGAGCGAAAATGGATCCCGCCGTACAACCGCGATATCGCCGCCTCCTCCGCGAAATCATTAAACGAATCAAACGCGCGCGGCGCCATGCCCAGCTCATCGTGAGTGTGATCGGTAAAGGCGTAGTCGTCGCCGAACATCGCCGTCAACACCTCGGCGACGGCACCCGATTGCACCGAGTGGCCCGAGGTATATTCCGGGAACGGCGGCGTCGCGATCGGCGACGTCCATTCGTCATCCATCAG from the Candidatus Zixiibacteriota bacterium genome contains:
- a CDS encoding phosphatase PAP2 family protein, with amino-acid sequence LMDDEWTSPIATPPFPEYTSGHSVQSGAVAEVLTAMFGDDYAFTDHTHDELGMAPRAFDSFNDFAEEAAISRLYGGIHFRSAIENGLEQGHCIGERINALQFKM